A single Pseudomonas sp. HN11 DNA region contains:
- a CDS encoding DUF2868 domain-containing protein: MTPLHTLWLTETVRLREEHAGPLEDQEANRLARTAGGDLPTRIQQRALHLAERDGLAVALTRWLQGARLALVLLAIVAVISGAGLAFAALGNGLTPVNVFWALGSLLGLNLILLISWALGLLFAGEHSASLGRLWLWLSEKFARDAKAAQLAPALLLLLQRQKLNRWAVGVLVNSLWLLALLSALVILLTLLATHRYGFVWETTILGADTFVAVTQALGTLPALLGFNVPTVEMIRASGDSALNIESARQAWAAWLVGVLLVYGLLPRLILALLCLWRWKRGRAALRLDLNLPGYSQLRDRLMPSSERLGVNDAAPEQLHPISGGVSELESDGALLVAIELDDHHPWPPKLPASVKSAGILDSRESRNKLLEQLTRFPPARLAIACDPRRSPDRGSLALIAELARSATATRVWLLQAPPGQALDAERLGDWHTALQQLELPFADCAPLNWLETGHD; the protein is encoded by the coding sequence GTGACTCCACTGCACACACTTTGGCTGACAGAAACCGTGCGCCTGCGCGAAGAACACGCCGGCCCCTTGGAAGACCAGGAAGCCAACCGCCTGGCCCGCACGGCCGGGGGCGACCTGCCGACACGTATCCAGCAGCGCGCCTTGCACCTGGCCGAACGCGATGGGCTAGCGGTGGCCCTCACCCGCTGGCTGCAAGGTGCGCGTCTGGCGTTGGTGCTGCTGGCAATCGTCGCGGTGATCAGCGGGGCCGGGCTGGCCTTCGCGGCGCTGGGGAATGGTCTGACGCCGGTGAATGTGTTCTGGGCCTTGGGCAGCCTGCTTGGCTTGAACCTGATCCTGCTGATCAGTTGGGCGCTGGGCCTGCTGTTTGCCGGCGAACACAGTGCCAGCCTCGGGCGACTATGGTTGTGGCTCAGCGAAAAATTCGCCCGTGATGCCAAAGCCGCCCAACTGGCCCCCGCACTGTTACTGCTGCTGCAACGGCAAAAACTCAATCGCTGGGCCGTGGGTGTGCTGGTCAACAGCCTGTGGCTGCTGGCGTTGCTCAGTGCCCTGGTGATTCTGCTTACACTGCTCGCCACCCACCGCTACGGCTTCGTGTGGGAAACCACCATTCTCGGTGCCGACACCTTCGTCGCCGTCACCCAGGCCCTTGGCACCCTGCCTGCTTTGCTGGGCTTCAACGTGCCAACCGTCGAGATGATCCGCGCCAGCGGCGATTCTGCCCTGAATATCGAAAGCGCCCGCCAAGCCTGGGCCGCCTGGCTGGTCGGCGTGCTGCTGGTCTATGGTCTGCTGCCACGCCTGATCCTCGCGCTGTTGTGCCTGTGGCGCTGGAAGCGCGGGCGCGCCGCCCTGCGCCTGGACCTCAACCTGCCCGGCTACAGTCAATTGCGCGATCGCCTGATGCCGAGCAGCGAACGCCTCGGCGTCAACGATGCCGCGCCCGAACAACTGCACCCCATCAGCGGCGGCGTCAGTGAACTGGAAAGCGACGGCGCTCTTCTGGTCGCCATCGAACTGGACGACCACCACCCCTGGCCGCCCAAACTGCCCGCCAGCGTGAAAAGCGCCGGCATCCTCGACAGCCGCGAATCACGCAACAAACTATTGGAACAACTCACGCGCTTCCCGCCCGCACGCCTGGCCATCGCTTGCGACCCACGCCGCTCGCCGGATCGCGGCAGCCTGGCGCTGATCGCTGAACTGGCGCGCAGCGCCACTGCCACCCGCGTGTGGCTGCTGCAAGCGCCACCCGGTCAGGCCCTGGACGCCGAGCGCCTGGGCGACTGGCACACTGCGTTGCAACAGCTTGAGCTGCCGTTCGCCGACTGCGCGCCGTTGAACTGGCTGGAGACCGGTCATGACTAA
- a CDS encoding GTPase/DUF3482 domain-containing protein, whose product MTKPLKLAVVGHTNVGKTSLLRTLTRDVGFGEVSHRPSTTRHVEGARLSVDGEALLELYDTPGLEDAIALLDYLERLDRPGERLDGPARLTRFLEGSEARQRFEQEAKVLRQLLASDAGLYVIDAREPVLAKYRDELQVLASCGKPMLPVLNFVSSSGHREPDWREALARLGLHALVRFDSVAPPEDGERRLYESLALLLENARPQLERLILDQEAQRLARQQSAARLIAELLIDCAACRRSVVTEEEQQAIGDLRKAVRQREQKCVEALLKLFGFRPQDAAASDLPLLDGRWGDDLFNPETLKQLGVRVGGGIAAGAAAGAGVDLLVGGLTLGAAAIAGAIAGGALQTARSYGNRLLGKIKGQRELTVDDSVLRLLALRQRQLLKALNLRGHAAMHSIKVDTPQDKTWREGKLPDALHKARAHPQWSSLNPHAKLSQAERQEQVEALALRLDET is encoded by the coding sequence ATGACTAAGCCCCTGAAACTCGCCGTGGTCGGCCACACCAATGTCGGCAAGACCTCATTGCTGCGCACGCTGACCCGAGACGTGGGCTTCGGCGAGGTCTCCCATCGCCCCAGCACCACAAGGCATGTGGAAGGCGCACGCTTGTCGGTGGATGGCGAAGCCTTGCTGGAGCTGTATGACACGCCCGGCCTGGAAGACGCCATCGCCTTGCTCGACTACCTGGAACGCCTGGACCGCCCCGGCGAACGCCTCGACGGCCCGGCCCGCCTGACGCGCTTTCTGGAAGGCAGCGAAGCGCGCCAGCGTTTCGAACAGGAAGCCAAGGTGCTGCGCCAACTGCTGGCCTCGGACGCCGGCCTGTATGTGATCGACGCCCGCGAACCGGTGCTGGCCAAATACCGCGACGAGCTGCAGGTGCTGGCCAGTTGCGGAAAGCCGATGCTGCCGGTGCTTAATTTCGTCAGCAGCAGCGGCCACCGCGAGCCGGACTGGCGCGAAGCCCTGGCCCGCCTTGGCCTGCATGCGCTGGTGCGATTCGACAGCGTGGCGCCGCCGGAAGATGGCGAACGGCGCTTGTATGAAAGCCTCGCCCTGCTGCTGGAAAACGCACGGCCACAGCTGGAACGGTTGATTCTTGACCAGGAGGCCCAGCGCCTGGCTCGCCAGCAAAGTGCGGCACGCTTGATCGCCGAATTACTGATCGACTGCGCCGCCTGTCGCCGCAGTGTGGTCACTGAAGAGGAGCAACAAGCCATCGGCGACCTGCGCAAAGCTGTGCGCCAACGTGAACAAAAATGTGTGGAAGCGCTGCTCAAACTGTTCGGCTTTCGCCCGCAGGACGCCGCCGCCAGCGATTTGCCGCTGCTGGACGGGCGCTGGGGCGATGACCTGTTCAACCCCGAAACCCTCAAGCAACTGGGTGTGCGCGTCGGTGGCGGAATCGCCGCAGGCGCGGCGGCCGGTGCGGGGGTGGATTTGTTGGTCGGTGGATTAACGCTGGGCGCCGCCGCCATCGCGGGTGCGATTGCCGGTGGTGCCTTGCAAACCGCGCGCAGCTACGGCAACCGATTGCTCGGCAAAATCAAAGGCCAACGTGAATTGACTGTCGACGACAGCGTGTTGCGCCTGCTCGCCCTGCGTCAGCGCCAGTTGCTCAAAGCCCTGAACCTGCGCGGCCATGCGGCGATGCACAGCATCAAGGTCGACACGCCCCAGGACAAGACCTGGCGCGAAGGTAAATTGCCGGACGCACTGCACAAGGCTCGCGCCCACCCGCAATGGTCGTCCCTCAATCCTCACGCCAAGTTGAGCCAGGCCGAGCGCCAGGAGCAGGTCGAAGCCTTGGCCCTGCGCCTCGACGAAACCTAA
- a CDS encoding phosphonate degradation HD-domain oxygenase produces MNPEQAIVEVFGLYEKHGTADYIGEPVSQIEHMSQAAQLAMAEGFDDEVVLAAFFHDIGHLCGQGGENMGGYGVVSHERLGADYLRRAGFSERMATLVEYHVQAKRYLTFSQPDYYARLSEASRRTLAYQGGVMSAEEAQAFAQDPLCAVSLRMRYWDEQAKQMHVPVLDLEVLKAKARQVLAA; encoded by the coding sequence ATGAACCCGGAACAGGCGATTGTCGAGGTCTTCGGCTTGTACGAAAAACATGGCACGGCGGATTACATCGGCGAGCCGGTGTCGCAGATCGAGCACATGTCCCAGGCTGCGCAATTGGCCATGGCCGAAGGCTTTGATGATGAAGTGGTGCTGGCGGCGTTTTTCCACGACATCGGGCATCTCTGCGGCCAGGGTGGGGAAAACATGGGCGGTTATGGCGTGGTCAGTCATGAGCGGCTAGGCGCCGATTATCTGCGTCGCGCAGGGTTCAGCGAGCGCATGGCCACGTTGGTGGAGTATCACGTGCAGGCCAAGCGTTACCTGACCTTCAGCCAGCCGGACTACTACGCGCGTCTGAGCGAAGCCAGTCGTCGCACACTGGCTTATCAGGGTGGGGTGATGAGTGCCGAAGAAGCTCAGGCGTTTGCACAGGACCCGCTATGCGCTGTGAGTTTGCGCATGCGCTATTGGGACGAACAGGCCAAGCAAATGCACGTGCCGGTGCTCGACCTTGAAGTACTCAAGGCCAAAGCCCGGCAGGTGCTGGCGGCTTAG
- a CDS encoding TIGR03364 family FAD-dependent oxidoreductase has translation MNNQSDLLIIGAGILGLSHAFAAAKRGLKVKVFERSATPLGASVRNFGQALVTGQPPGPMLDLARESREIWGHWARVVGLQLKRNGSYLFARTEAEEHLLEAFCEGRAKEHGYNVDLLQGAALKDLYGGQFRHHRAALHGKDDQQLYSRDAIPALINYLAQELKVEFYFSTLVRDVEPGHLHSTAGSFRGEQIIVCSGHDYQTLVAEAMAELNPSICRLQMLRARPTVNLNLQHALLTGLSCVHYGAFADLPEAAPVQAQILREAPHLHEHGIHLLISPTPHGELIIGDSHDYGSDASPFNAEQVDDWMIELAEQTLGCKIQVVERWQGVYGSRGPGPFSFLRAAPGVSAALMHTGVGMSVGPAMAERNITTLWGAA, from the coding sequence ATGAACAATCAAAGCGACCTGCTGATCATCGGCGCCGGCATTCTCGGCCTGTCCCACGCCTTTGCCGCCGCCAAGCGCGGCCTCAAGGTCAAAGTCTTCGAACGCAGCGCCACGCCGCTGGGCGCCTCGGTACGCAACTTCGGCCAGGCCCTGGTCACCGGCCAACCGCCGGGGCCGATGCTGGACCTGGCGCGGGAAAGCCGTGAGATCTGGGGCCATTGGGCGCGAGTCGTCGGGTTGCAACTCAAGCGCAACGGCTCGTACCTGTTCGCCCGCACAGAAGCGGAAGAACACCTGCTGGAAGCCTTCTGTGAGGGGCGTGCAAAAGAGCACGGTTACAACGTTGACCTGCTGCAAGGCGCGGCGCTGAAGGATCTGTATGGCGGCCAATTCCGTCATCATCGCGCCGCGCTGCACGGCAAGGACGATCAGCAACTGTATTCCCGTGACGCGATCCCGGCACTGATCAACTACCTGGCGCAAGAACTGAAGGTGGAGTTCTATTTCTCCACTTTGGTGCGCGACGTCGAGCCCGGCCATTTGCACAGCACCGCGGGGAGCTTTCGCGGTGAGCAGATCATTGTGTGCTCCGGCCATGACTACCAGACCCTGGTGGCTGAAGCGATGGCCGAACTCAACCCGAGTATCTGCCGCCTGCAAATGTTGCGTGCGCGGCCAACTGTGAACCTGAACCTGCAACACGCTTTGCTCACCGGCTTGAGCTGCGTGCACTACGGTGCTTTCGCCGACCTGCCGGAAGCCGCGCCGGTGCAAGCACAAATCCTGCGCGAAGCGCCACATCTGCATGAACACGGCATTCACCTGCTGATCAGCCCGACGCCCCATGGCGAACTGATCATTGGTGATTCCCATGACTATGGCAGCGACGCGTCGCCCTTCAATGCCGAGCAGGTGGATGATTGGATGATCGAACTGGCTGAACAGACCTTGGGCTGCAAGATCCAGGTGGTGGAGCGTTGGCAGGGTGTGTACGGCTCGCGGGGCCCGGGACCGTTTTCATTTCTGCGGGCTGCGCCGGGGGTGAGCGCGGCGTTGATGCACACCGGCGTGGGCATGAGTGTGGGGCCGGCGATGGCCGAGCGGAATATCACAACACTGTGGGGAGCGGCGTGA
- a CDS encoding putative 2-aminoethylphosphonate ABC transporter substrate-binding protein yields MFKPLALVAAVLTAFSLNAFAKTELTVYTALEAEQLKTYKKAFEQANPDIEIKWVRDSTGIITAKLLAEKDRPQADAVWGLAASSLAILDQQGMLDNYAPKDLDKIGKNYRDAANPPAWVGMDVWAATICFNTVEAQKQGLTKPVSWQDLTKPEYKGKIVMPNPASSGTGFLDVSAWLQTYGERQGWQYMDELHQNIGQYVHSGSKPCKLAASGEFPIGISFEYPAVQLKRQGAPLDIILPKEGLGWDIEATAVMKGTHNADAAKKLADFSASPAAMDLYKDNFAVLAQPGIAKPQTELPADYEQRLIKNDFAWASKNRDSILTEWRKRYDGKSEKVAP; encoded by the coding sequence ATGTTCAAGCCCCTGGCGCTGGTCGCTGCCGTACTGACTGCATTCAGCCTGAATGCCTTCGCCAAGACCGAGCTGACTGTGTACACGGCCCTCGAAGCCGAGCAGTTGAAGACCTATAAAAAGGCCTTCGAACAGGCCAACCCCGACATCGAGATCAAGTGGGTGCGTGACTCCACCGGCATCATCACCGCCAAGCTGCTGGCCGAGAAAGACCGCCCGCAAGCCGACGCAGTCTGGGGCCTGGCAGCCTCCAGCCTGGCGATCCTTGACCAGCAGGGCATGCTGGACAACTACGCCCCGAAGGACTTGGACAAGATCGGCAAGAATTATCGCGACGCCGCCAACCCGCCGGCTTGGGTCGGCATGGATGTGTGGGCCGCGACCATCTGCTTCAACACCGTCGAGGCCCAGAAGCAGGGCCTGACCAAACCAGTGAGCTGGCAGGACCTGACCAAGCCCGAGTACAAAGGCAAGATCGTGATGCCCAACCCGGCCTCGTCCGGCACCGGTTTCCTGGACGTCAGCGCCTGGCTGCAGACCTACGGCGAGAGGCAAGGTTGGCAATACATGGACGAGCTGCACCAGAACATCGGCCAGTACGTTCACTCCGGCTCCAAGCCGTGCAAACTGGCGGCTTCGGGTGAGTTCCCGATCGGGATTTCCTTCGAATACCCGGCTGTGCAGTTGAAGCGCCAGGGCGCTCCGTTGGACATCATCCTGCCGAAAGAAGGCCTGGGCTGGGACATTGAAGCCACTGCCGTCATGAAAGGCACCCACAACGCCGACGCCGCGAAAAAGCTCGCAGACTTCTCCGCCAGCCCGGCTGCCATGGACCTGTACAAGGACAACTTCGCCGTCCTCGCTCAGCCTGGCATTGCCAAGCCGCAGACCGAATTGCCGGCCGACTACGAGCAGCGCCTGATCAAGAACGACTTCGCCTGGGCCTCGAAAAACCGTGACAGCATTCTGACCGAATGGCGCAAGCGTTATGACGGCAAGTCGGAGAAGGTGGCCCCTTAG
- a CDS encoding putative 2-aminoethylphosphonate ABC transporter permease subunit, which produces MVAVMTLPRQVSRAEIGDRIFVVGGKLLWLLLLGLAVLMPLLAIFWRGFSSEAGQGGGLVAARELVTSANFHWLLGNSLKVSLSVAAIVVPLAYLFAYALQRTLIPGKAIWRGLSLLPLMAPSMLPGIALVYLFGNQGLLRGLLSDNIYGFWGIVLGEVIYTFPHALMILLSALSLADARLFDAASSMGASSARAFRSITWPATRQAVFAAFCLVFTLTITDFGVPVVVGGDYQVLALEAYKAVVGQQQFGRGALIGMVLLLPALFSFGVDTWLRRRHGDSMSGRAQVFQPVPSHLRDGCYLAIVLLICAALLLVFGMAVYSSLVKFWPYNLSLSLNHYQFEDTAGGGWLAYRNSLAMALCTALIGSVLIFTGAYLMEKTKGQKGLNLALRMLSFVPMAVPGLVLGLGYVFFFNLRGNPLHVFYGTLTLLVVCTIAHYLTTAQMTATTALRQLDAEFEAAALSLKAPLYRHYLKVTVPICLPALLDIVRYLFVSAMTTVSAAIFLYSPDTILAAVAVLNMDDAGNVGGAAAMSTLILFTSAGVSLLLAWASRGALRRSQAWRQSAPGQ; this is translated from the coding sequence ATGGTCGCTGTCATGACGCTGCCACGACAGGTGTCCCGCGCCGAAATAGGCGACCGCATTTTTGTAGTCGGTGGCAAACTGCTGTGGCTGTTGCTGCTGGGCCTCGCAGTATTGATGCCGCTACTGGCGATCTTCTGGCGCGGTTTCAGCAGTGAAGCCGGGCAGGGCGGTGGTCTGGTCGCGGCGCGTGAATTGGTCACCAGTGCCAACTTCCACTGGCTGCTGGGCAATAGTCTTAAAGTTTCCCTCAGTGTGGCGGCCATCGTCGTACCGCTGGCCTACCTGTTTGCCTACGCCCTGCAACGCACGTTAATCCCCGGCAAGGCGATCTGGCGCGGCCTGTCGCTGCTGCCATTGATGGCGCCGTCGATGTTGCCGGGCATTGCGCTGGTCTACCTGTTCGGCAACCAGGGCCTGTTGCGCGGGTTGCTCTCGGACAATATCTACGGCTTCTGGGGCATTGTGCTGGGTGAGGTGATCTACACCTTCCCACACGCCTTGATGATTCTACTGTCGGCGCTGTCCCTGGCGGATGCGCGCCTGTTCGATGCGGCCTCCAGCATGGGTGCCAGCTCGGCGCGGGCGTTTCGCAGTATTACCTGGCCTGCCACGCGTCAGGCGGTGTTCGCTGCGTTCTGCCTGGTGTTCACGTTGACCATCACTGATTTCGGCGTGCCCGTAGTGGTGGGCGGGGACTATCAAGTGTTGGCGCTGGAAGCCTACAAGGCAGTGGTCGGCCAGCAACAGTTCGGTCGCGGCGCGTTGATCGGCATGGTGTTGCTGCTGCCGGCATTGTTCAGCTTTGGTGTGGATACCTGGCTGCGCCGCCGTCACGGCGATTCCATGAGTGGCCGCGCGCAGGTGTTTCAACCGGTGCCGTCGCACTTGAGAGATGGTTGCTACCTGGCCATCGTGCTGTTGATTTGCGCCGCGTTGCTGCTGGTGTTCGGCATGGCGGTGTATTCGTCGCTGGTGAAGTTCTGGCCGTACAACCTGTCGTTGTCCCTCAACCACTACCAGTTCGAAGACACCGCCGGCGGCGGCTGGCTGGCCTATCGCAACAGCTTGGCCATGGCGCTGTGCACGGCGCTGATTGGCAGCGTGTTGATCTTCACCGGTGCCTACCTGATGGAAAAGACCAAGGGCCAGAAGGGCCTCAACCTGGCCCTGCGCATGCTCAGCTTTGTGCCGATGGCCGTACCGGGTTTGGTGCTGGGCCTGGGTTACGTGTTCTTTTTCAACCTCCGCGGCAACCCGCTGCATGTGTTCTACGGCACCCTGACCCTGCTTGTGGTGTGCACCATTGCGCATTACCTGACCACGGCACAGATGACCGCCACCACGGCGTTGCGCCAGCTGGACGCCGAGTTCGAAGCCGCCGCTTTGTCCCTCAAGGCGCCGCTCTACCGCCATTACCTGAAAGTAACCGTGCCGATCTGCCTGCCGGCGCTGCTGGATATCGTGCGCTATTTGTTCGTGTCGGCGATGACCACCGTGTCCGCCGCGATCTTCCTCTACAGCCCCGACACCATCCTTGCCGCCGTCGCCGTGTTGAACATGGACGACGCTGGCAACGTGGGTGGTGCGGCAGCCATGTCGACCCTGATCCTGTTCACTTCGGCCGGCGTCTCGCTGCTGCTGGCGTGGGCCTCACGTGGCGCGCTGCGCCGCTCCCAAGCCTGGCGCCAAAGCGCCCCCGGCCAATAA
- a CDS encoding putative 2-aminoethylphosphonate ABC transporter ATP-binding protein, whose amino-acid sequence MNTTLIQPGAPMKVRGIQKRFGAFTALDNVSLDVAAGELVCLLGPSGCGKTTLLRCIAGLERQDSGELYLGSRDVSLLPPQARDYGILFQSYALFPNLTVEANIGYGLTGSGREEVRKRVGQMLELVGLVGSEKKYPGQLSGGQQQRVALARALAPAPSLLLLDEPMSALDARVREHLCTELRQLQRRLGVTTLMVTHNQDEAMLMADRIAVMNNGKVEQYATPQEIYDRPATPFVAEFVGQGNWLPFSRNSASHAQVGGMHMRLADDAGVAKSGRLFCRPEAISVNPQVHEENLFPAKVREITFLGNRCRMSFELEQLPGHPLLAELAPEAMPRLGAQNIWVALPPRSLQVFA is encoded by the coding sequence ATGAACACAACCCTGATCCAACCCGGCGCGCCGATGAAAGTGCGCGGTATCCAGAAACGCTTCGGCGCCTTTACTGCGCTGGACAACGTCTCCCTGGATGTCGCCGCCGGTGAGCTGGTGTGCCTGCTGGGCCCATCCGGTTGCGGCAAGACCACCTTGCTGCGCTGCATCGCCGGCCTGGAGCGTCAGGACAGCGGCGAACTTTACCTGGGCAGCCGTGATGTTTCCCTGCTGCCACCCCAGGCGCGGGACTACGGCATTCTGTTCCAGTCCTACGCGCTGTTTCCCAATCTTACCGTCGAAGCGAACATCGGCTATGGACTCACCGGCAGCGGCCGCGAAGAAGTGCGCAAGCGTGTCGGACAGATGCTGGAACTGGTCGGCCTGGTCGGCAGCGAAAAGAAATACCCCGGTCAACTCTCCGGCGGCCAGCAACAGCGGGTTGCCCTGGCCCGAGCGCTGGCGCCTGCACCTTCACTGTTATTGTTGGACGAACCGATGTCGGCCCTCGACGCCCGCGTCCGTGAGCATCTGTGCACCGAGCTGCGCCAATTGCAACGCCGCCTGGGCGTCACCACCCTGATGGTGACCCACAACCAGGACGAAGCCATGCTGATGGCCGACCGCATCGCCGTGATGAATAACGGCAAGGTTGAGCAATACGCCACGCCCCAGGAAATTTACGACCGTCCGGCCACGCCGTTCGTGGCGGAATTTGTCGGCCAGGGCAACTGGCTGCCGTTCAGCCGCAACAGTGCCAGCCACGCCCAGGTCGGTGGGATGCACATGCGCTTGGCTGACGATGCCGGCGTGGCCAAGTCCGGCCGTTTGTTCTGCCGTCCGGAAGCCATCAGCGTCAACCCGCAGGTGCATGAAGAGAATCTGTTCCCGGCCAAGGTTCGCGAGATCACCTTCCTCGGCAATCGCTGCCGCATGAGCTTCGAGCTTGAGCAATTGCCCGGCCATCCGCTGCTGGCCGAACTGGCCCCGGAAGCCATGCCGCGCCTGGGTGCTCAGAACATCTGGGTGGCCTTGCCGCCGCGCAGTTTGCAGGTGTTTGCCTGA
- a CDS encoding LysR family transcriptional regulator, which yields MLSAELKAFFMVARLGSITQAAKKLGLSQPTVTTQIRNLESQYGVELFYRGGRRLTVSDEGARLLPMVKELLQQEADIEFFLRNSGQVQGALRIAATAPYYILDLVKAFRERLPQVEVSVEIGNSQQVLEALDDYRVDVAASSQLLEDPRLIRRVLGTDPLVLAVHRNHPLAKLDHVPLSALAGHTLLMREAGSTTRRLTEELLQSANVSYGPLLEIGSRESIREAVLRNIGISIIARQEVPHDPQLRVLTFENAPQIPEYLYCLKERKGARLPAAFLGLAQEMSPL from the coding sequence GTGCTGAGTGCCGAGTTGAAGGCGTTTTTCATGGTCGCCCGCCTGGGCAGCATCACCCAGGCGGCGAAAAAGCTCGGCCTGAGCCAACCCACGGTCACCACGCAAATTCGTAACCTGGAAAGCCAGTACGGCGTCGAGTTGTTCTACCGCGGCGGCCGCCGCCTCACCGTCAGCGACGAGGGCGCGCGCCTGCTGCCAATGGTCAAGGAGCTGTTGCAGCAAGAGGCGGATATCGAGTTTTTCCTGCGCAACAGTGGCCAGGTCCAGGGTGCATTGAGGATTGCCGCCACAGCGCCTTACTACATCCTCGACCTGGTCAAAGCCTTTCGCGAACGCTTGCCGCAGGTGGAGGTCTCGGTGGAAATCGGCAACTCCCAACAAGTGCTTGAAGCCTTGGACGACTACCGCGTCGATGTCGCCGCGTCCTCGCAACTGCTGGAAGACCCGCGTCTGATTCGCCGTGTGCTGGGCACCGACCCGCTGGTGCTGGCGGTGCATCGCAATCATCCGCTGGCCAAGCTGGATCATGTGCCGCTGAGTGCTTTGGCCGGGCACACCTTGTTGATGCGCGAAGCCGGTTCCACCACACGACGCCTGACTGAAGAACTCTTGCAAAGCGCCAACGTGAGCTACGGTCCTCTGCTGGAAATCGGCAGCCGCGAGTCGATCCGTGAGGCGGTGCTGCGCAACATTGGCATCAGCATCATTGCGCGGCAGGAAGTGCCACACGATCCGCAATTGCGGGTGCTGACCTTCGAGAATGCGCCGCAGATTCCCGAGTATCTTTACTGCCTCAAGGAGCGCAAAGGCGCGCGGTTGCCGGCGGCATTTCTGGGGTTGGCGCAGGAAATGTCGCCGCTTTAA